In one window of Leptospira hartskeerlii DNA:
- a CDS encoding LIC11299 family lipoprotein, translating to MKKSLSSKILQLSAICGFLFCVSNCLDSHRDRIHMDTGVSVKTLGPHKYQFIAIGKASVPSVEEQDLFKMKKTSCEAAKLQVTQRLDELEADQKHRQFFLEQKEQKYFGDGEYCELTYIYELPQAKKQKDQP from the coding sequence ATGAAAAAATCTTTGAGCTCTAAAATACTTCAGTTATCCGCGATCTGCGGATTTTTATTCTGTGTATCAAATTGTTTGGATTCTCATCGAGATCGGATCCATATGGATACTGGAGTCAGCGTAAAAACCTTAGGTCCTCATAAATACCAATTCATAGCGATCGGAAAAGCTTCCGTTCCATCCGTAGAAGAACAGGATCTTTTTAAAATGAAAAAGACTTCGTGTGAGGCCGCAAAATTGCAAGTCACCCAAAGATTGGATGAGCTGGAAGCGGACCAAAAGCATAGACAATTCTTCTTAGAACAAAAAGAACAGAAATACTTCGGCGACGGAGAATACTGCGAACTTACTTATATATACGAACTTCCTCAGGCCAAGAAGCAGAAAGATCAACCTTAG
- a CDS encoding LIC11177 family protein, whose amino-acid sequence MADKKKTVLPDVLMREKLQKIALNEKAKASRIVGPDKGNSGDSKGDDGPGSKIYKAIEESLSDLRYYFLEGEYGSKIADLFNRNESQFDRLGITPRRFLEFARESFDRFKQLQKKMPLEPMNKKGWEYLERSLSELIGKLNDKFHK is encoded by the coding sequence TTGGCGGATAAAAAGAAAACAGTTCTCCCCGACGTTCTTATGAGGGAGAAATTACAGAAGATCGCCCTTAACGAAAAAGCAAAAGCTTCCAGGATCGTAGGACCTGACAAAGGTAATTCAGGTGACTCCAAAGGAGACGATGGGCCTGGTTCTAAAATTTATAAGGCCATAGAAGAATCTCTCTCGGACCTAAGATATTATTTTTTAGAAGGCGAATACGGAAGCAAGATTGCCGACTTATTCAATCGTAACGAAAGTCAGTTCGACCGATTGGGGATCACTCCTCGACGGTTTTTAGAATTTGCAAGAGAGTCCTTCGATCGCTTCAAACAATTACAGAAAAAAATGCCTTTGGAACCTATGAACAAAAAGGGCTGGGAATATCTGGAAAGAAGTTTGTCGGAACTGATCGGCAAACTGAACGACAAGTTTCATAAATAA
- the mqnC gene encoding cyclic dehypoxanthinyl futalosine synthase, whose product MSRIFPNHSTDPILEKALDGERISPKEALELYESGDHLKIMATARTLRERILPHTSASYTMFRVVNYTNYCNVECNFCSFMDEIGNGKGYVLSKEEILEKMDYAVSEGADQMFLQGGVYPDLPFDYYLDVISTVKSKYPDMHIRAFSPVEIINLEKITGKSLFEVLQILKSVGLDSVPGAGAEILTDRMRNIISPKKATTEEWVRAMETCHEAGLLGSANIVFGSEETKEEVIEHLTVVRNLQDRTGGFLSFIPWTFQPQTKRFKVRAVSTQEYLKVLGICRIFLDNIKHIETSVMVLGKGVGQLALTSGADDISSVVIEENVLRSFGLKTEKEAIKFLKEGGFTPKRRDLLYNYERYEGRELSAV is encoded by the coding sequence ATGAGCCGAATATTCCCAAACCATTCTACAGATCCTATATTAGAAAAAGCCCTAGACGGAGAACGTATTTCTCCCAAAGAGGCCTTGGAGTTGTACGAGTCCGGTGACCATCTTAAAATTATGGCGACTGCTCGGACTTTGAGAGAAAGAATTCTCCCACATACTAGTGCAAGTTATACAATGTTCAGAGTAGTGAATTACACGAACTATTGTAATGTAGAATGTAATTTTTGTTCCTTCATGGATGAGATAGGAAATGGAAAAGGTTACGTACTTTCTAAAGAAGAAATATTAGAAAAAATGGATTATGCCGTTTCGGAAGGAGCGGACCAAATGTTTTTGCAAGGTGGAGTTTATCCTGATCTACCTTTCGATTATTATTTAGATGTGATCTCTACCGTAAAATCCAAATACCCTGACATGCATATACGTGCATTCTCCCCCGTAGAAATTATCAATTTAGAAAAGATCACAGGAAAATCCTTATTCGAAGTTTTACAAATTCTTAAATCAGTCGGTTTGGATTCCGTTCCTGGAGCTGGTGCGGAAATTTTAACGGATAGAATGAGAAACATCATCTCTCCTAAAAAAGCAACAACTGAAGAATGGGTTCGCGCTATGGAAACCTGCCACGAAGCGGGACTCCTTGGAAGTGCAAATATTGTTTTTGGTTCGGAAGAAACCAAAGAAGAAGTGATAGAACATCTCACTGTGGTCCGAAATCTTCAGGACAGGACTGGAGGATTTCTTTCTTTTATTCCTTGGACATTCCAGCCTCAAACCAAAAGATTTAAGGTAAGAGCAGTTTCTACACAAGAATATCTGAAAGTTCTTGGGATCTGTAGGATCTTCTTAGACAATATTAAACATATTGAAACTTCTGTAATGGTGCTTGGAAAAGGTGTAGGGCAGTTGGCTCTTACAAGCGGTGCGGATGATATTTCTTCCGTGGTAATTGAGGAGAATGTGCTACGTTCTTTTGGTCTAAAAACCGAAAAAGAAGCTATCAAGTTCTTGAAAGAAGGCGGATTCACGCCTAAAAGAAGAGACCTTCTCTATAATTACGAAAGATACGAGGGAAGAGAACTTTCAGCGGTTTGA
- a CDS encoding rhomboid family intramembrane serine protease: protein MAKRNPTSGPKLFGFSLIHPLNLVLFFNIFVWVLLLLEGGRGIINYFFGLNPSLVIEKKMYWQVFTYGFLHVVGGDFFSSLIHIGMNMFGLFTVGFWLCRYIGGWKFLCVYLLSQLGGGLFVLSFSYIGLKTGLVPENSIWDSYHSTTVGASGGVFGVLAAFSLMFPEARFVFPPVRAKFAPWVLIGFGFSVDAYNLLQFHSSGVVSQSFFGMMSNSGHLGGAVFGLLSLLGLQKFGGKTKTPMFVRRWEKPKENQEGVIVRPKNLGDPFETQIRKNRELLSQLYGISDAKEKVNILTSIQAENTNLCPPSDYNPDDMFCLRCEWLQNCELRKLRKDHPEL, encoded by the coding sequence ATGGCAAAGAGAAATCCGACCTCAGGTCCGAAGCTTTTCGGATTCTCGCTAATTCACCCGCTGAATCTGGTCTTATTCTTCAATATTTTCGTGTGGGTCCTTCTGTTGTTGGAAGGTGGGCGAGGAATTATTAACTACTTTTTCGGATTAAACCCAAGCCTAGTCATCGAAAAGAAAATGTATTGGCAGGTGTTCACGTACGGATTCTTGCATGTGGTAGGCGGAGATTTTTTCTCTTCTCTTATCCATATCGGAATGAATATGTTCGGACTATTCACTGTAGGTTTCTGGCTCTGCAGATATATCGGCGGTTGGAAATTTCTATGCGTGTATCTTCTCTCTCAATTGGGTGGAGGACTCTTCGTTTTGTCTTTTTCTTATATTGGTTTGAAGACAGGGCTTGTTCCGGAAAATTCTATTTGGGATAGTTATCATTCCACTACTGTAGGTGCAAGTGGTGGAGTTTTCGGAGTTCTTGCTGCATTCAGTTTGATGTTCCCTGAAGCAAGATTCGTATTTCCACCTGTGAGAGCAAAATTTGCTCCTTGGGTGCTGATCGGTTTTGGATTTTCTGTAGATGCTTATAACCTTCTTCAATTCCATTCCAGCGGAGTTGTGTCCCAAAGTTTTTTTGGGATGATGAGTAACTCCGGCCATTTGGGTGGAGCGGTCTTCGGTCTACTCAGCCTTCTTGGTCTACAAAAATTCGGAGGAAAAACAAAAACCCCTATGTTCGTAAGAAGATGGGAAAAGCCTAAGGAAAATCAGGAAGGTGTAATCGTTCGTCCTAAAAATTTAGGAGACCCATTCGAGACACAGATCCGAAAAAATAGAGAACTCTTAAGTCAACTATATGGAATTTCAGATGCAAAGGAGAAGGTAAATATTCTCACATCTATACAAGCAGAGAATACGAATCTATGTCCTCCCTCGGACTATAATCCGGACGATATGTTTTGTCTTCGTTGTGAATGGCTTCAAAACTGCGAATTGAGAAAATTAAGGAAAGATCACCCAGAACTTTGA
- the mtnA gene encoding S-methyl-5-thioribose-1-phosphate isomerase, with protein MKKENLRPIFWEKEGLKLLDQRQIPGKKEWFTAQNSDDAIFAIKEMVVRGAPAIAITGLFGAVLELKKFSKKPNYQEFQTILSKILASRPTAVNLRRAFEELSSIFPKEKYDNTSLSELQQKSEEFATHVFEEDIRNNLALAKNGVGLFPSSPSKLKIITHCNTGALATAGHGTALGVIRSLKDAGHDLTVYEDETRPYLQGARLTAWELMEEGIENYLITDSMAGWLMSSQKIDAVIVGVDRVAANGDSANKIGTYPLAILAKYHGVPFYIAATEKSFDFKITDGSQIPIEMRTQDEVTRLNFLKNEQGEAILSEGIIAPVGVKALNPSFDVTPANLIKAFITEKGIVPPDKIKDFFG; from the coding sequence ATGAAAAAAGAGAACTTAAGGCCGATTTTTTGGGAGAAAGAAGGACTCAAACTTTTAGACCAAAGACAGATCCCGGGCAAGAAAGAATGGTTTACCGCTCAAAACTCCGATGACGCAATTTTTGCCATCAAAGAAATGGTAGTTCGAGGCGCTCCCGCAATCGCCATTACTGGGTTATTCGGTGCAGTTCTAGAATTAAAAAAATTCTCTAAAAAACCGAACTACCAAGAATTCCAGACCATACTTTCCAAAATCCTAGCATCCAGGCCGACTGCAGTAAATCTTCGTAGAGCTTTCGAAGAACTCTCCTCCATATTTCCAAAAGAAAAATATGATAATACCTCTTTGTCGGAACTCCAACAAAAGTCGGAAGAATTTGCTACCCACGTTTTCGAAGAAGATATCCGAAACAATTTAGCATTAGCGAAGAATGGTGTGGGACTTTTTCCTTCTTCTCCTTCGAAACTAAAAATTATCACTCATTGTAATACAGGCGCTCTTGCGACTGCAGGTCATGGAACCGCACTCGGAGTCATTCGTTCTCTCAAAGATGCGGGACATGATCTTACTGTATATGAAGACGAGACCCGCCCTTATCTGCAAGGAGCAAGACTTACCGCCTGGGAACTAATGGAAGAAGGGATCGAAAATTATCTGATCACGGATAGTATGGCAGGTTGGCTCATGTCTTCCCAGAAAATAGACGCTGTCATCGTGGGCGTTGATAGAGTAGCAGCTAATGGCGATTCTGCGAATAAGATCGGGACTTATCCTTTGGCAATTTTAGCAAAATACCATGGTGTGCCGTTTTATATTGCAGCCACTGAAAAAAGTTTTGATTTCAAAATTACGGACGGCTCTCAAATTCCGATCGAAATGAGAACCCAAGACGAGGTGACCCGTTTAAACTTTTTAAAAAACGAACAAGGAGAAGCGATCCTATCAGAAGGAATAATTGCCCCGGTAGGAGTAAAAGCCCTCAACCCTTCTTTCGATGTCACTCCAGCGAATCTAATCAAAGCATTTATTACTGAGAAAGGGATCGTTCCTCCGGATAAGATCAAAGATTTCTTTGGCTGA
- a CDS encoding heterodisulfide reductase-related iron-sulfur binding cluster yields MAISQIAFHVIFTALFIVANVVFVRAVLYRLNLVFNARKANGTENFLEHKNWGFRIKSFVLNVILQKKNFKEPLRGIMHAFVFYGFVTYLLHTTSQFISGVFGYALDDPYKFTLVGSIFGETANHYYEAALQVVSILVLVGLGFFAWRRWIQKAKGLDVHSPASAIVIGMISLLMISTLLGEGARAVGAEYANPFHDAAPIAAGIGAFWEAIGVEYSSADLVFQIMWWTHILSVFAFMLYVPTSKHAHLIFAPFNYFLQSDTPKGALSKLNLEDETAVWGVTRTEDFPWPNLLDGLSCIECGRCQVQCPANRTGKVLNPKAIIVELKHALMDKMPEVVKIRETNPEGAADAVAALDTSVIGKYEGLSEEALWGCTTCYACVEACPVGNNQVNAIMEMRRHLVLVDSNFPAELQGAFVNMENNSNPWGVAAHSRADWAEGLGVKTMAEDSNVDVLYWVGCAGAFDDRNKRIAQSFVKIMQKADVKFGILGTEEGCSGDSARRGGNEYLYQTLAQSNVDTMNGYNVKKIVTACPHCYNTIKNEYPQFGGNFEVIHHSEFINELSKEGKIDVGVAEDANAGKYTYHDSCYIGRYNDNYENPRDLVKKVSGGKLAEPVDHHTKGLCCGAGGAQMWMEEHGERVNFKRSNQLLDTGATTIATACPFCITMITDGVKQEGKIEEVKVKDIAELVAENLK; encoded by the coding sequence ATGGCCATTTCTCAAATCGCCTTCCACGTGATCTTCACGGCTCTGTTTATAGTAGCAAATGTTGTGTTCGTTCGTGCCGTTCTCTACAGATTGAATCTTGTATTTAATGCTAGAAAGGCAAACGGAACCGAAAACTTCCTGGAACATAAAAACTGGGGATTCCGGATCAAAAGTTTCGTATTAAACGTAATCTTACAAAAAAAGAACTTTAAAGAACCATTACGCGGTATTATGCACGCATTCGTATTTTACGGATTCGTCACTTACTTACTTCACACTACCAGCCAGTTCATCTCCGGTGTATTTGGATATGCTTTGGACGATCCATACAAATTCACCTTAGTTGGAAGTATATTCGGAGAAACTGCGAACCATTATTACGAAGCCGCTCTTCAAGTAGTTTCCATTTTGGTATTAGTGGGGCTTGGCTTCTTTGCTTGGAGACGTTGGATCCAAAAAGCAAAAGGATTAGATGTTCATTCTCCTGCTTCCGCAATCGTAATCGGAATGATCTCCCTACTCATGATCTCCACCCTATTGGGAGAAGGTGCAAGAGCAGTTGGAGCAGAATATGCAAACCCATTCCATGACGCGGCTCCAATCGCTGCAGGCATCGGAGCATTTTGGGAAGCGATCGGTGTGGAATATTCTTCCGCAGATCTAGTTTTCCAGATTATGTGGTGGACCCATATTCTTTCAGTGTTCGCGTTCATGTTATATGTTCCAACATCCAAACACGCACACTTGATCTTCGCGCCATTTAACTATTTCTTACAATCAGATACTCCTAAAGGTGCTCTTTCTAAATTGAATTTGGAAGATGAGACTGCTGTTTGGGGAGTTACAAGAACGGAAGACTTCCCTTGGCCAAACCTTTTAGACGGACTTTCTTGTATCGAGTGTGGTCGTTGCCAAGTGCAATGTCCTGCGAACAGAACCGGAAAAGTCCTGAATCCTAAAGCGATCATCGTGGAATTAAAACACGCGCTTATGGATAAAATGCCTGAAGTAGTAAAGATCAGAGAAACGAATCCGGAAGGTGCTGCTGATGCAGTTGCTGCATTAGACACTTCTGTGATCGGAAAATACGAAGGACTTTCAGAAGAAGCTCTTTGGGGATGTACCACTTGTTACGCTTGCGTAGAAGCTTGTCCTGTTGGAAACAACCAAGTGAACGCGATCATGGAAATGAGAAGACACTTAGTACTTGTTGATTCTAACTTCCCTGCTGAATTACAAGGCGCATTCGTAAACATGGAAAACAACTCCAACCCTTGGGGAGTTGCTGCACACTCCAGAGCGGATTGGGCAGAAGGTCTTGGCGTTAAAACCATGGCAGAAGATTCCAATGTGGATGTTCTATACTGGGTAGGTTGTGCTGGAGCTTTTGACGATCGTAACAAAAGGATCGCTCAGTCATTCGTTAAGATCATGCAAAAAGCAGATGTTAAGTTCGGTATCTTAGGAACTGAAGAAGGATGTTCCGGAGACTCCGCGCGTAGAGGTGGTAACGAATATCTCTACCAAACATTAGCACAATCTAATGTGGACACAATGAACGGATACAACGTGAAAAAAATTGTAACCGCTTGTCCGCACTGCTATAACACGATCAAAAATGAATATCCTCAGTTCGGTGGTAACTTCGAAGTAATTCACCACTCTGAATTCATCAACGAACTTTCTAAAGAAGGAAAGATCGATGTAGGTGTCGCAGAAGATGCAAACGCTGGAAAATATACCTACCACGACTCCTGCTATATCGGAAGATACAACGACAACTATGAGAACCCAAGAGACCTGGTTAAAAAGGTTTCCGGTGGAAAACTTGCAGAACCTGTCGACCATCACACAAAAGGACTCTGCTGCGGTGCAGGTGGAGCCCAAATGTGGATGGAAGAACATGGCGAAAGAGTCAACTTCAAGAGATCCAATCAACTTCTGGATACCGGAGCTACAACGATCGCAACCGCTTGTCCTTTCTGTATCACTATGATCACAGACGGTGTAAAACAAGAAGGAAAGATCGAAGAAGTAAAAGTAAAGGATATCGCGGAATTAGTCGCGGAAAACTTGAAATAA
- a CDS encoding HpcH/HpaI aldolase/citrate lyase family protein: MSKLPHPKDALFEGEKPFPIIPACEHFAGSEKLITKALELQNKLGGLFDITMDCEDGAQTGKEKEHAEMIVRIQNSELNKHNMSGVRIHDYTNSFWKQDVDIIVPGAGNKIAYITIPKPTKASQVEEMISYIQGAAKKAGITREIPIHVLIETHGALADVDKIAALPWMQVVDFGLMDFISGHHGAIPASCMKSPGQFDHELLRRAKASCVAASLAHGVIPAHNVTLDLKNQYQTYKDAKRAHDEFGFLRMWSIYPTQIQAILDAMAPDYSEVQTSAAILVKAQDAEWGPIQHDGDLHDRATYRYFWEVLQKAKLTGIAVPEEADKRFF; the protein is encoded by the coding sequence ATGTCCAAATTACCACATCCTAAGGATGCATTATTCGAAGGAGAAAAACCTTTCCCCATCATCCCGGCCTGTGAACATTTTGCCGGATCCGAAAAACTGATCACTAAAGCTCTGGAGTTACAAAACAAACTCGGCGGTCTTTTCGACATTACCATGGACTGCGAAGACGGTGCTCAAACCGGAAAAGAAAAAGAACATGCGGAAATGATCGTCCGTATCCAAAACTCCGAACTCAATAAACACAATATGAGCGGTGTAAGGATCCACGATTATACCAACTCTTTCTGGAAACAAGACGTAGACATTATCGTTCCAGGTGCAGGAAACAAGATCGCATACATCACCATTCCTAAACCTACTAAAGCTTCCCAAGTGGAAGAAATGATCAGTTATATCCAAGGCGCTGCTAAAAAAGCAGGGATCACTAGAGAGATCCCTATCCACGTTTTGATCGAAACTCACGGAGCACTTGCTGATGTAGACAAGATCGCGGCTCTTCCTTGGATGCAAGTAGTCGATTTCGGTCTAATGGACTTTATCTCCGGTCACCACGGAGCGATTCCAGCTTCTTGTATGAAGAGCCCGGGACAATTCGACCACGAATTATTAAGAAGAGCAAAAGCGAGCTGTGTAGCGGCTTCCTTGGCTCACGGAGTAATCCCGGCTCACAACGTTACTCTTGACTTGAAAAACCAATACCAAACCTACAAAGACGCGAAAAGAGCTCATGATGAGTTCGGATTCCTTCGTATGTGGTCCATCTATCCAACTCAGATCCAAGCGATCTTAGATGCGATGGCTCCTGATTATAGTGAAGTTCAAACTTCTGCTGCTATTCTTGTAAAAGCACAAGATGCAGAATGGGGACCGATCCAACACGACGGAGATCTTCACGATAGAGCGACTTACCGCTATTTCTGGGAAGTTCTTCAAAAAGCAAAACTCACCGGTATTGCAGTTCCGGAAGAAGCAGATAAAAGATTCTTCTAA
- a CDS encoding ornithine carbamoyltransferase — protein sequence MESPKIKHLISWQDWSDAEVLDLLQFAVHVKNHRANYLGHMTGRTLAMLFQKTSTRTRVSFEVAMTEMGGHAIYLDWMTSNFLLSDIDLEAEYLSRNVSVIMARMRKHEELLQLKSGSQVPVINGCCNKFHPCQSLADILTIKMDNPKPLKELKLTYIGVHNNVVNSLIGITSALGMELTLLTPIAETENIDQETVERAKKKGTIQWETDLIRSVKNADYIYTDTWIDMEFFNDPAFADKKKERMNLMMPFQINEALLKETKAKVMHDMPIHSGYEITREVVRSPRSIIFQQAENRLDAQKAVILQLLEA from the coding sequence ATGGAATCTCCTAAAATTAAACATCTTATCTCCTGGCAGGATTGGTCGGACGCAGAGGTCCTGGACCTTCTACAATTTGCTGTCCATGTTAAAAATCATAGGGCCAATTATCTGGGACATATGACCGGTAGGACTCTTGCTATGCTTTTTCAAAAGACTAGCACTCGTACTAGAGTTTCTTTTGAAGTGGCAATGACTGAGATGGGAGGACATGCAATCTATTTGGATTGGATGACTTCTAACTTTCTTCTTTCAGATATCGATTTGGAAGCGGAATATCTTTCCAGAAACGTTTCAGTCATCATGGCTCGGATGAGAAAACATGAAGAACTTTTACAATTAAAATCAGGTTCTCAGGTCCCAGTCATCAATGGATGTTGTAATAAATTCCATCCTTGCCAGTCTCTTGCGGATATTCTCACTATTAAGATGGATAATCCCAAACCTCTGAAGGAACTGAAGCTTACCTATATCGGTGTACATAATAATGTGGTAAATTCTCTTATCGGAATCACTTCCGCTTTGGGAATGGAACTCACTCTTCTTACTCCAATCGCTGAGACTGAAAACATAGATCAGGAAACTGTAGAAAGAGCTAAGAAAAAAGGTACAATCCAATGGGAGACTGACCTGATCCGTTCCGTAAAAAATGCGGACTATATTTATACGGATACATGGATAGACATGGAGTTCTTTAACGATCCTGCCTTCGCGGATAAGAAGAAAGAACGCATGAACCTAATGATGCCTTTCCAGATCAACGAGGCATTATTGAAAGAGACCAAGGCAAAGGTTATGCACGATATGCCTATCCACTCAGGATACGAAATTACTAGAGAAGTAGTCAGAAGTCCTAGATCCATTATCTTCCAACAGGCGGAGAATCGTCTGGATGCGCAGAAAGCGGTCATTCTACAACTCTTAGAAGCTTAG
- a CDS encoding peptide chain release factor 3 has translation MSESAIGQNIIEEETKRRRTFAIIAHPDAGKTTLTEKLLLYGGAIQLAGAVKARKNRKAATSDWMEMEKEKGISITSAALQFEYKNHVLNLLDTPGHEDFSEDTYRTLIAADTAVMVLDAGRGVEPQTIKLFKVCRDRGIPIVTFVNKMDRPTKKMFELLDEIEKVLGITAIPMVWPIGTGVDFSGVYNRVDKKIYTYDKTPGGSQKSAFQSSGIEDTNLDSMFEDWVLKQFREEVELVEEGIAPFSLDEFLDSKITPVFFGSAVNNFGIQLFLDHFLEIAPPPLYFPLKNGDRLDPITTPFSGFVFKVQANMNKAHRDRIAFLRVCSGKFERGLNVNHGRLGKAVKLSSSFAFFGQDRNTVDEAYPGDIIGLVNPGTYSIGDILATGKVPDLKPLPVFAPEIFATLSCVETGALKSFRKGIEQLAEEGILHLFTSQTVGGGLPVIGAMGQLQFEVFRRRLQDEYSAPTNINILPYQVSCWLLEEDIPKVPQGSNLVTDSLGRAALLFDSEWEKGYFQKKNPEIRLLDYPTQDVSELNQEY, from the coding sequence GTGTCGGAAAGCGCTATTGGCCAGAATATAATAGAAGAGGAAACCAAACGTAGGAGAACCTTCGCAATCATAGCCCATCCGGATGCGGGTAAGACCACCCTGACCGAAAAGCTTCTACTGTACGGAGGTGCTATCCAACTTGCGGGTGCAGTAAAGGCGCGTAAAAATCGTAAGGCAGCCACTTCCGACTGGATGGAGATGGAAAAAGAGAAAGGGATCTCGATCACTTCAGCTGCTCTACAATTCGAATATAAAAATCATGTATTAAATTTATTAGATACTCCGGGTCACGAAGACTTCTCCGAAGATACGTATCGCACATTGATAGCAGCGGACACCGCAGTGATGGTGTTAGATGCAGGTAGGGGAGTAGAGCCCCAAACAATCAAATTATTTAAAGTATGTAGGGACCGTGGGATCCCGATCGTTACATTCGTAAACAAGATGGACCGCCCGACTAAAAAAATGTTCGAACTCTTGGATGAGATCGAAAAAGTTTTAGGGATCACCGCTATTCCAATGGTATGGCCAATCGGTACAGGAGTGGATTTTAGCGGAGTGTATAATCGTGTGGATAAAAAGATCTACACTTACGACAAAACTCCTGGCGGTTCCCAAAAGTCTGCATTCCAAAGTTCCGGAATAGAAGATACAAATCTGGACTCTATGTTCGAGGACTGGGTCTTAAAACAATTTAGAGAAGAAGTAGAACTTGTAGAAGAAGGGATCGCTCCCTTCTCTTTGGATGAATTTTTAGATTCTAAGATCACACCTGTGTTTTTCGGATCCGCGGTGAATAACTTCGGGATCCAATTATTCTTGGATCATTTTTTAGAGATCGCTCCTCCTCCTTTATATTTTCCTCTGAAGAATGGAGATCGTTTAGATCCGATCACAACTCCTTTCAGCGGATTCGTGTTTAAGGTGCAAGCCAATATGAACAAGGCGCACAGAGATAGGATCGCATTCCTAAGAGTATGTTCGGGTAAGTTCGAAAGAGGACTTAACGTGAATCATGGAAGATTAGGAAAAGCTGTAAAACTTTCTTCTTCTTTTGCATTCTTTGGACAGGATCGTAATACTGTGGATGAGGCGTATCCTGGAGATATTATAGGTCTCGTGAACCCGGGCACTTATTCTATCGGTGATATATTGGCGACTGGCAAGGTTCCTGATCTAAAGCCTCTTCCTGTATTTGCTCCCGAAATTTTTGCGACTCTTTCCTGTGTGGAAACAGGAGCTCTTAAAAGTTTCAGAAAGGGAATCGAACAACTCGCAGAAGAGGGAATTCTCCACTTATTCACTTCCCAAACCGTGGGTGGTGGATTGCCTGTGATCGGTGCAATGGGTCAGTTGCAATTCGAGGTTTTTAGAAGAAGGCTCCAAGACGAATATTCTGCCCCTACGAATATCAATATTCTTCCTTACCAAGTCTCTTGTTGGTTACTTGAAGAAGATATCCCAAAGGTTCCTCAAGGTTCCAATCTTGTGACTGATAGTTTAGGAAGAGCAGCTCTTCTATTCGATTCGGAATGGGAGAAGGGTTATTTCCAAAAGAAAAATCCTGAGATCCGACTTCTGGATTATCCTACGCAAGATGTTTCTGAGTTAAATCAGGAATACTGA